A region of Salvia splendens isolate huo1 chromosome 17, SspV2, whole genome shotgun sequence DNA encodes the following proteins:
- the LOC121775343 gene encoding uncharacterized protein LOC121775343 produces MSWLARSIANSLNFDDHGDGDDATQTEAKLPDNSGSDDDEVSSPTMPSRGVKEDLSEISKTLTRQFWGVASFLAPPPQAEVKTGDDLPDSEQDPMLKIRDDFAEIGGKFKSGISRLSNNINVSEITKLASNFLQLDDDREKQDGIGSLGDGAAIGVTEEVVAFARDVAMHPETWMDFPLPPDDEDDDDFDLSDAQQEHALAVERFAPRLAALRIELCPGYMTESCFWKIYFVLVHPRLDKNDAVLLSTPQILEARALLTHELKKRNLTNTENLPGKISLKPEETDSSHYEEPLLAPFPETVSEKASIVNTGTSTAPDTKTVASSAGSTRIQIVDKTVTEEKPDEQGKDQHSGSSSLDVSGDKDEDDADDWLKEETETGDAVGKTIPIENDDDVSFSDLEDDDADVPTSYRKSNDSSDKDSRDWVQLGKSSSKDVDAKHNDKDKESNDWLDVDDIIVS; encoded by the exons ATGTCATGGCTGGCCCGATCCATTGCAAACTCTCTCAACTTCGACGACCACGGTGACGGTGACGATGCTACGCAGACCGAAGCTAAGCTGCCCGATAACTCTGGATCCGATGACGACGAGGTGTCCTCACCTACGATGCCGTCTCGCGGCGTCAAAGAAGATCTCTCGGAGATCAGTAAAACCCTAACCCGCCAGTTTTGGGGCGTAGCTTCATTCCTGGCCCCTCCTCCGCAAGCTGAGGTGAAGACCGGCGACGATTTGCCGGATTCGGAGCAGGATCCGATGTTGAAGATCCGAGATGATTTCGCGGAGATTGGGGGCAAGTTTAAAAGCGGGATTTCGCGGCTGTCTAACAATATCAATGTTTCTGAAATCACTAAATTGGCTTCGAATTTCCTGCAATTGGATGATGACAGAGAGAAGCAGGATGGCATCGGTTCCTTGGGGGATGGAGCTGCTATTGGTGTTACTGAGGAAGTGGTGGCTTTCGCGCGTGACGTCGCTATGCATCCGGAGACTTGGATGGATTTCCCATTACCTccagatgatgaagatgatgacg ATTTTGATTTGTCGGATGCCCAACAAGAACATGCTTTAGCAGTTGAACGATTTGCCCCAAGATTAGCTGCACTAAGGATTGAGCTCTGCCCTGGATACATGACTGAAAGCtgtttttggaagatttacttTGTACTTGTTCACCCTAGACTGGATAAGAATGATGCTGTACTTCTGTCAACACCACAG ATTCTGGAAGCCAGGGCCCTATTGACACATGAATTGAAGAAGCGAAATTTAACTAATACTGAAAACTTACCTGGGAAAATTTCTTTGAAGCCAGAGGAGACTGATTCTTCTCACTATGAAGAGCCCCTTTTGGCGCCATTCCCTGAAACTGTATCTGAAAAGGCATCTATAGTGAACACTGGGACTTCAACAGCTCCAGATACTAAAACAGTTGCATCCTCAGCTGGCAGTACTCGAATCCAAATTGTTGACAAGACTGTCACTGAAGAAAAGCCTGACGAGCAAGGTAAAGATCAGCATTCGGGATCTAGCTCTTTGGATGTTTCCGGAGATAAGGATGAAGATGATGCAGATGACTGGTTAAAGGAAGAAACAGAAACTGGTGATGCTGTGGGAAAGACTATTCCCATCGAGAATGATGACGACGTATCATTTAGTGATCTTGAGGATGACGATGCAGATGTCCCTACAAGTTACAGAAAGTCAAATGACAGTTCTGATAAAGATTCACGAGATTGGGTTCAGTTGGGAAAAAGCTCGTCCAAGGATGTTGATGCGAAGCACAACGACAAGGACAAGGAATCGAATGACTGGCTTGATGTTGATGACATTATTGTCTCTTGA
- the LOC121773854 gene encoding ACT domain-containing protein ACR1-like, whose product MMDITYTPYIDPDFEFLLERIHPPRVSVDNDIYPDCSLIMVDSANKHGVLLEMVQVLTDLDLLISKSYISSDGGWLMDVFHVTDQQGYKLTDQNLIHQIQEAICKSRLPNKEARPRGVSADHVAFEMTGLDRPGLMSEMSAVLAEMDCHISAAVAWTHKGRAACIIYVEDTSGNAGRMADPARAAQVRSHLENVVEAHHHEDERHSVTLASPSPHTERRLHQLMAADRDYDQCCSCCNGNSEWDGINVYGGCRKEQRKGQIGTHVKIQRCKETGYSIVTVRSRDRPKLLFDTVCALTDLNFVVHHAAIGSQGSTAFQEYYITDKNGTLETDSEKHRVTKCLVAATERRVSHGLRLKICTKNRTGLLSDVTSVLRENGLSITGAEIGTRGENAVGTFYLKDATGEDVSPETVEVVRREIGGRTVFENVSPGTSPESTPSRTSSGEEERTSFSLRGLIWSQLEWLSGNFKPT is encoded by the exons ATGATGGATATCACATACACGCCCTACATTGATCCAGACTTTGAATTTCTTTTAGAAAGAATCCATCCTCCAAG GGTTTCTGTTGACAATGACATATATCCAGATTGCAGTCTCATCATG GTTGATAGTGCTAATAAGCATGGGGTGCTGCTGGAGATGGTCCAAGTTCTTACAGATCTTGACCTCCTCATTTCCAAATCTTACATCTCCTCCGATGGTGGTTGGTTGATGGATG TCTTCCACGTCACAGATCAACAAGGCTACAAACTCACTGATCAAAACCTTATCCATCAAATCCAAGAG gccATTTGCAAAAGTAGGCTGCCAAACAAGGAGGCCAGGCCTAGAGGCGTATCAGCAGACCACGTGGCATTCGAGATGACGGGGCTGGACAGGCCGGGCCTGATGTCAGAGATGTCGGCCGTCCTCGCTGAGATGGACTGCCACATCTCTGCCGCCGTGGCATGGACTCACAAGGGCCGGGCGGCATGCATCATCTATGTCGAGGACACCTCTGGCAATGCCGGGCGGATGGCCGACCCTGCCCGGGCAGCCCAAGTACGGTCCCACCTCGAGAATGTGGTGGAGGCCCACCACCACGAGGACGAGAGGCATAGTGTGACTCTGGCTTCCCCTTCCCCCCACACGGAGAGGCGCCTCCACCAGCTGATGGCCGCGGACCGAGACTACGACCAATGCTGCTCGTGCTGCAACGGAAACAGCGAATGGGACGGCATCAATGTGTATGGTGGATGCCGGAAAGAGCAGAGGAAGGGGCAGATTGGGACTCATGTGAAGATACAGAGGTGCAAGGAAACCGGCTACTCGATTGTTACCGTGAGGAGCAGAGACCGGCCTAAGCTGCTATTCGACACGGTCTGTGCTCTCACGGACTTGAACTTTGTGGTTCACCATGCTGCCATTGGCTCTCAAGGCTCTACTGCATTTCAG GAATATTACATAACGGACAAGAACGGGACGTTAGAGACCGATAGCGAGAAGCACCGGGTTACCAAATGTTTGGTTGCTGCCACAGAAAGGAGAGTTTCCCAT GGATTGAGACTAAAAATTTGCACCAAGAACCGGACGGGACTGCTATCGGACGTTACAAGTGTTCTTCGGGAGAACGGGCTATCAATAACCGGGGCGGAGATTGGGACTCGTGGCGAAAACGCAGTGGGGACGTTCTACCTGAAAGACGCAACAGGGGAAGATGTGAGTCCGGAAACGGTGGAGGTGGTGAGACGAGAAATAGGAGGGCGGACAGTTTTTGAAAACGTATCCCCGGGGACATCTCCGGAGTCTACGCCTTCTAGAACAAGCAGCGGGGAGGAAGAGAGAACGAGCTTCTCGCTGCGAGGCTTGATCTGGTCGCAGCTGGAGTGGCTCTCCGGTAACTTCAAACCTACCTAA
- the LOC121774221 gene encoding protein PHLOEM PROTEIN 2-LIKE A10-like, with protein MDLELLEKGIDYAKKRRKWVFLTGLTCYGAYNLYKRRQSLSKFLAAFISVAEMVSDSADAIGILSKDLKQFLASDSDQIPQSLKQLSKIAKSNEVSDTVTRMTRASAVGILSAYSHQSTAKGGSDDHGFIDRVMDKLFSDAGAGFASAVAGSFARNTVMALYSEWQRGGGCDGVKHDGASSVPWWIELVCEEKCRALVGDMIQQFVSTGLTVYLEKTMDVNAYEEFFASLTNPKNEARVKEMLGYLCSNAVDTCVRTSYHVWRANSSAASKVHFEGFGGDEKGGMRGKQVRRAVERNRESGWMRAMRVPGNRRLVLDVTGVATFEGMRSFLEVVLEKVAEGVKTSVDVVQQEVVEKGVEAIRYASGRSSAVTALCLTLCFNIVNSPWILTPYT; from the coding sequence ATGGATTTAGAGCTGCTAGAGAAAGGCATAGACTATGCAAAGAAGAGGAGAAAATGGGTATTTCTTACCGGACTCACGTGCTACGGCGCCTACAATCTCTACAAGAGAAGGCAAAGCCTGTCCAAATTCTTGGCAGCATTCATTTCCGTAGCTGAAATGGTCTCTGATTCCGCCGACGCAATTGGGATTCTGTCCAAAGATCTCAAGCAGTTTCTCGCCTCGGATTCCGATCAAATCCCTCAGAGTCTGAAGCAGCTCTCAAAAATTGCTAAATCTAATGAAGTCTCCGATACAGTAACTAGGATGACAAGGGCTTCAGCTGTCGGAATCTTGAGTGCCTATAGCCACCAGTCGACGGCTAAAGGCGGCAGCGATGATCATGGTTTCATAGACAGGGTTATGGACAAGTTATTCTCTGATGCAGGGGCGGGTTTTGCCTCTGCAGTGGCTGGAAGCTTCGCTAGGAACACGGTGATGGCACTATACTCGGAATGGCAACGAGGAGGAGGGTGTGATGGAGTGAAACACGACGGTGCCTCCTCTGTTCCGTGGTGGATCGAGCTAGTATGCGAGGAAAAATGCAGGGCGCTAGTCGGTGACATGATCCAGCAGTTTGTGAGCACGGGCTTGACCGTTTACCTGGAGAAGACGATGGATGTGAACGCGTACGAGGAGTTCTTCGCGAGCTTGACTAACCCTAAGAACGAAGCCAGAGTGAAAGAGATGCTAGGTTACCTTTGTAGTAATGCAGTTGATACCTGTGTCCGGACATCTTACCACGTGTGGAGAGCAAACTCTAGTGCTGCTTCCAAGGTGCATTTCGAAGGTTTTGGTGGAGACGAGAAGGGTGGAATGAGAGGGAAGCAGGTGAGGAGAGCGGTGGAGAGGAATCGGGAGAGTGGATGGATGAGGGCAATGCGTGTACCTGGTAATAGGAGGCTTGTTCTGGATGTAACAGGGGTGGCCACGTTTGAGGGCATGAGGTCATTTCTGGAGGTCGTATTGGAGAAGGTGGCGGAGGGTGTGAAGACAAGCGTGGACGTTGTTCAGCAGGAGGTGGTGGAGAAGGGAGTGGAAGCGATCAGGTATGCGAGTGGGAGATCTTCTGCAGTGACTGCTCTGTGTCTTACCTTGTGCTTCAACATCGTGAACAGCCCTTGGATTTTGACACCTTATACATGA